The genomic window ATTGGGGTTATTCGCGGTTATGGGCATGAGTATATTTTTAAACTTATAATTTTAATTAGGGTCAATCGAGCTTTTAAAGTAAATCAACGCTATAGTCAAATATAGAATATTACCTATAACTACTACTTATTGAGATGTGAAAGTTATATAAAATTATGTACTCCATCCGTTATTAAGAAAATATTTACATTTGGATAAAAATCGATTCGTAATATGCCAGATTGTTCTTATTTTTGTATCCTATTTTAAAACAAAAAACAATGCAACGCGACGAAAAGATTTTTGAGTTGATTGAAGAAGAAAAAGAAAGGCAGATCAACGGCTTAGAATTAATAGCTTCTGAAAATTTTGTTAGTGAACAGGTGATGGAAGCTGCTGGTTCTGTTCTTACGAATAAATATGCCGAAGGATATCCGGGTAAACGATATTACGGCGGTTGTGAAGTAGTTGATGTTGTAGAAAGAATAGCCATTGATAGGGCAAAAGAACTTTTTGGAGCTGAGTATGCTAATGTGCAACCACATTCCGGTTCGCAGGCGAATACGGCGGTATACCATGCTTGTTTAAAACCAGGTGATAAAATCCTGGGCTTTGATTTATCTCATGGAGGGCACTTAACCCACGGTTCCCCGGTAAACTTTTCAGGTAAATTATATAATCCTGTTTTTTACGGAGTTGAAGAAAGTACCGGAAGATTGGATTATGATAAAATTCAGGAAATCGCGACTCAGGAAAAACCACAACTAATTATTGCAGGAGCATCGGCTTATTCCCGTGAAATTGATTATAAAAGATTTAGAGAAATTGCAGATAGTGTAAATGCTATTTTATTAGCTGATATTGCACATCCTGCAGGATTAATTGCTAAAGGCTTATTAAGTGATCCTGTACCGCATTGCCATATTGTAACTACGACTACTCATAAAACCCTAAGAGGTCCTAGGGGTGGTTTAATGATTATGGGTAAAGATTTTGAAAACCCGTTCGGAATCACTTTAAAAAACGGTAAAAAACGAATGATGTCTTCTCTCTTAGACAGTGCCGTTTTTCCGGGTAACCAGGGAGGTCCGTTGGAACATATTATTGCAGCAAAAGCTATTGCTTTTAAAGAAGCTTTAAGTGATGAGTTTTTACACTATATGGTTCAGGTAAAAAAGAATGCTTCCGTGATGGCACAGGCATTTATGGACAAAGGGTATAAAGTGATCTCCGGAGGTACAGACAATCATATGATGTTGATTGATTTACGGAATAAAAATGTATCCGGAAAAGAAGCCGAAGAAGCTTTAGGTAAGGCAGATATTACCCTTAATAAAAACATGGTGCCGTTTGATGATAAATCCCCGTTTGTGACTTCCGGAATTCGGATTGGAACGGCGGCTATTACTACTCGTGGGTTAAAAGAAGATGATATGCAACGTATCGTCGAATTTGTTGATGAAGTAATTCAAAATATTAACGACGAATCTATTTTAAAATCCGTTGGTGATAAAGTACATATGATGATGTCAGACATGTCGCTTTTTGTAGCGTAAAGAATTGATAACTTTTTTAATGCTATTAAAAGTTAGTAACGAAGTGGTAAGGTTTTAAAGCCTTACCATTTTTTATATAATCAATACAGATAGATGCGAAATATATGAGAATGGTCAACCGATTTTGGCATTATTGACTTAGCGGTATGTTTTTATTGAAGAACGATATCACTATCAATATGTAATTTTTAATGTAAGGCTTTTACAATAGTTAAAGTGATTTCTCTTTTTCCGTTTAAATAATCACTAATTCGGGAAGCACTGGTGTTTAATAAAACCGCCAGGTCTTTTCGTTTAAACATACGTGATTCAATTATTTCCTGTAGGGAAAGAAGTCTTGTAGCTTTTATATATTTGTTGGCAGTAAGTAAAAAAAGAATTGAAAATGCAAAAACAAGAAAATATTAAAATACACGAAACAGCATTTGTAACTTCTACATTTCGCTCAATGAACGAAAACTTGAGTCAAGATTTTTTTTCAAAATTATGGGGAAATGAAAAAACTGAAATATGGATTAAGGAATACCTTAAAGAAGTTTCATCTGAGGAAACCTTCGCTCATTGTTTAAGAAACAGGTACTTCCTTGATAAAATTAGAGAAGTAATTAAAACTAACAATATTGAAGTCGTAATAAATTTTGGATGTGGTTTGAGTATGTACCCATTTCTATTAGATGAAAAATTAGTCAATATAGAAATTGACAAGGCTGAAATTATAGAATACAAGAAATCCAAAGTTGATATTTGGCAAACAACGGGTGCTCTTCCAAAACGAAATATTCATTTTATAGGTGTTGATTTAAGTAAAGATTACGAGCAAAAATTATTGGCTAAAATAAATTCAATAAAAAATAACAGACCCTGTTTTATACTAATTGAAGGGGTGTTGTTCTTTCTTAATAAAGAAGAAACAAACAAACTGTTTGACTTTTTTAATTTAATTCAAAATCAAGGTGATTTAATTGGTAGTGCCTCTTTCCAAGAATCATTAAAGGAAACTTTAGCGTTTAAAAAATTAATAATTTTCTTTGGTGGGAACGTTTCGAAAACAGGTGAAAGTGATTATCAAACAATACAAGATGAATATTATAGAAAAAGAAAAGAATATAAATTAATTGATCATCAAGATTATTTTAGTCTGTCAAAAAAATATGAGCATAAAATTGAATTGGAAAAAGACTTGATTTTAAATGAAAACTTTTATCTATTGGAAAAATCATCTTAAAATGTAATAAAAACATTCTGCCAACAAGGTATAAAAAACATAGGGCGTTTGTGCTAAACCTAAAGTTCTGTTCATATTAGCAAAGTCCGCTAAATATAAAATTTGGCGTTTATAGGAGAAAAGATAAAAGCATGATATTTATATTTAGCTAAGTAATAAACCGAAACGAAAGTGCTTATAACATGCCCTACGTTTCTTATACTGAACGTTAGCGATCATTAAAGGAAAAAATAAATGGAAATTAAAATAAGAGAAGCAAAACCATCAGAATTTGTAAATGTCTATAATTTAATAAAGGAATTTTCGGAATTCATCAAAACGCCTGAAAAAGTGAAGATAACTCCTGAACAAATGGTTATGGATGAAAAGTATTTTAAATGTCTTATCGCTACTAATGGAAATATGATTCTAGGATTTGCAACATATTTTTTCTCCTATTACTCTTGGACAGGAAAAGCTATTTATTTAGATGACTTATACGTTCCTGAAAAATATCGAAATCAAGGTATAGGAAGCAAGCTATTTGACAAGATAATCGAAATTGGAAAAACTGAAGATTGCTGTAAAATGAAATGGCAAGTGTCAAATTGGAATGAAAAAGCGCAAGACTTTTATAAAGATAGAGGAGCAATTATTGATGATGTTGAAGTTAACTGTGATTTAGAATTGAATTAAAAAACGAGTTGCTAACACTATATAATAATACATAGCTGCCCTTTAGATCAGCAACGTTTGTTATACTAACCGTTACTCGCAAGCTAAAAAAACAACATAGATTAAATTTAATTTACAATCCTTAATGAAAAACATAGTATCAATTTTAATAATATTAACAATACTATTTTCGTGTAAACAAAATAGTGAAATCAAAAAAAACAATGAAAGAGATTTCACCGCTATAAACGATACTTTAACTAAGGATTTACAAAAAGCCTTTGAGAAAGGTGCTATTATTGGGTTTTCTGTATCAGTAGTTGACGAAAACGGAGTGGTTTACGAAAACGGGTTTGGTTACAGAGATATAGAATTAGAAAAAAAGTATACACCAAATACGACTCAAAATATTGCTTCAATTTCTAAAACTTTAATAGGAGTTTCACTATTGAAAGCGCAAGAATTGGGAAAATTAAATTTGGATGACCCAATTAACAAATACCTTCCTTTCAAAATAACAAATCCCAATTATCCTGATAAACCAATTTTAATTAAACATCTTGCATATCATTCATCTTCGATAATTGATGTTGATGAAGTGTATGCAAAGTCTTATGTTTTAAAAAAATCTAAACATAATGATAATGAAGGAGTATATGATTGGTTTAGTATGCCCGAAAAGAGAATTTCACTCATCGAATTTCTCAATAATAGCCTTACTGAAAACGGGAAATGGTATACTAAAGAGATCTTTGCCAATATAGAACCTGGTGTAATGAGAAAATATTCAAACATTGGAGCTGCTCTTTGTGCACAAATAATTGAATATGCTACTGGACAAGATTACCAATCTTTTACAAAAGATTATATACTACAACCTTTAAAAATGACATCTTCAGGTTGGTCCTCAAAAGATATTGACACTACAAAACGTTCAAGATTATTTGCAAACAAAGAAATGCTTATAGCTGAATATTCCTTGATTACCTATGCAGACGGCGGTTTTATCACTTCAAATAACGATTTAGGATTGTTTTTAACAGAGTTAATGAAAGGCTACAAAGGTTCAGGCACACTTTTGAACAAAGAGAGTTATACGAAGTTGTTTAAAAAACAAAAATTCCCAAACGTAGAAACTGAACAAGAATTTGGGATTTTTATGGAATTTAGTAAAGAGTTTATTAAAATTAAAGATGATGTAATTGGTCATAATGGGTCCGACCCAGGAGTTATGACTGCTATGTATTTTAATCCAAAAACTGAAACAGGTAAAATACTTTTAGTAAATACAGATTCAGATTTTAATGAAAATTTTTGGCCAGAAGTAGCATCAATTTGGAATTCATTGATTAAATACGAGACCGAATTGAACAGCGGGAAAGCCAGTAGGTAGCAACGGCTATAAGCAATGCGGAATTAAGTGCTTAAACCGAAAGAGATCGCAAATTCGCAATGACCGCCAAAACCTTGTTTTGGCTCTGTGTTCAACTACAGTGTTAAATTAAAAGGCCAATTTTCTTACAATGTTTTGTTCTAAATTGAAAGTTATAGCTTTTAATATGCCAGTAACCGTCAGTAAAAATAAAAAATTTCACAAAAACCTTATTCTTAAAAATATTGGTGTAAATTTGATTTAATTATGAACCAATTACACTAAACTATGGTAAGACAAAGTATTTCTTTTACGCAACCAAATGATGAATGGTTAAAATTGCAAGTAAATAGCAAAGAGTATTCTAGTAAAAGTGAATTGATTAATGATTTGATAAGACAGGCTAGAAATCAACAAACTCAAATAGACTGGATTAGAGCCAAACTAGATAGAGCTGAGCAAACTGGATTTACAAAGGATTCAAAACAAGATATTTTAGCAGAAGCGAAATTACGATTGAATGGCTAAATACAAATTGAGTAATGAAGCAAAAGAAGATTTAATACGAATTTATAAATACGGAATTAAAAAATTTGGAGAGATTCAAGCTGATAAATATTTTGACTTATTCTTTGAATATTTTGACACTATAGCAGATAGGCCATTCTCTTTTGAGGCTGTGGATTATATTAAAGATGGTTATAGACGCTGCCCTTGTGGAGTTGATAGTATTTATTACAAAATTAATAATGATAATATGGTAGAAATAATAGCTATTGTAGGACGTCAAGACTTAAAAAACATTTTCGAATAATATAAAAGAAGTAGGTAACAAAGTGGTAAGGTTTTAATGCCCTACCACTTTTTATATAATTAATCAATTCAAATAGCTTTAAAATGTATAAGAATTGTCAACAGGTGTGTAGAATATTAGCCTGGTGATATCTTTTTATTGGAGAATGATATCACTATCAATATTTAATTTTTGATGTAAGGCCTTTGCAATATTTAAAGTGATTTCTCTTTTTCCATTCAGGTAATCACTAATTCGGGAAGCACTGGTGTTTAATAAAACCGCTAGGTCTTTTCTTTTTAATCCCATTTCAAACATACGTAATTCAATCATTTCCTGTAAGGAAGGAAGTCCTATAGGAAAATGAGTTTCTTCATATTGTTCAATAGTATCTGTAATAACTTCAAATTCTTTCCCTAAAGGGCTATCGATAGGTGTCTGATCGTCAACACGATCAATTAATTCTTCTAAACGAAGATTTGCCTTTATATAATCCTTATATGTTATTGATTTTTTCATGTTTCTATAGTTCATCAATTCCCATCTTCCTCTCGATCTCTAAACATCACACTTTCATAAGCACCAATATCCGGAGCATTCATATCCCTCGTTTTTCCGGTAATATCTACGCCCATACCCGGTGCCGTTGCTTTTCCGTCTGCTGCTGATTCTTCACCTATATTTAGAAAATTCTGGCTTTTTCTACGTAAATCTAAGTCTGTATCATCATCGGTAAAACGGTCGAGATTTCTTCTGTAATCTGCATCTTCATTCAAGATAATATCGCGGTACAAAGCAGTATCAGTAAAATCATACAATTCCGGGTTTTCCGGTTCAGTACTGGGGGGTGTATATTGAATTAAACAATTTTTAAAATTAAAGTTAAAGGCAGCCTGATCGGTTTTATTAAAACCAATCTCTTGCTGACGGTTACCGTTAATAATACAATTAGTAAAATTAGCTTCAACCAGGTCAGCAATTACTAAGGTTGCCTCATCTGTATTGGGGTTCACCAGTATATTATTATCAATAAGTACAGAAGGAAATTCTCTTTGAGAACCGTTTTGCCAGTAATTAGCAAACGTACAATGTTCAAAATTGTAAATACCGCCCAGAGAACAACTAACGGCAACCTGTCCGGCATTATTGATTACTACATTTTCACCCCTTACGTTTCCGGTTCGCATCAATAACCCCACGTTGGACTGGTTATAAATTTGCGTATTTGTAATTTCTAGGGTAGGATCGGTACCACCATCGTTAGAAGCCATTAAAATTCCGACGGTTCCGTTTTTAATAGTAGCATGGTTTATTTTATGATTAGTGCTTCCTGCAGTTAACCAGATAAAACCCCATTGTCCCGGTATTTCGCTAAATTCTGGTTCCAGGCGGTCACCTTCAAAAATGACTTCATTTTCTTGTAATAACGGATCGGTACTTACCTCTCCATTTACTTGTAATGACGCCATATTTGCAGCAATCAGGCCTGAGTTTTCGTGAAAATGGATTCTGGTACCTGCCTCTATGGTTAAGGTTTTTTCCGGTGGAATCGCTGCAAATCCGTAGATGACATAGGGCTTTTCGTTGGTAAACGTAAGTTCATCATCATCCAGGAAAAAACCTTCAATTCGTATTTCATCTTCATTCTCGTCCAAACCTAAAAGTAAAGTTTCCGTTTCCCCGGTCATATTATCACGCGAAGGAAATAAAAATACCGCGTCTTTTATCAAGGTAACCAAATCAACATCTTGCTGATTGCCATCCGGGTCAAAAAGAATCTGATCGGTGTATAAAAATTCAGTTTCAGAAGATTGTTGTGTGATGTCGGTTGTAGTTTCAACAAAAATAAAAATACTGTCTTTTGCTAAAATCTGTATATCGTTAAAAGAAGTACCCGCAATTCCATCCACATTTAAGCGGTAATTTGAGGCTTCCCCATTTCTTAAAGTAATTCTTGGAATAGTAAAATCATCTCCCGTTCTATTATACACTTTAAATTGATAAGTACTTGAACTAATATTAGAAAAGATAGTATCTAGGACTAAGGTATCCGTTGAAAATTCAAGGTTTCCCGTACTAGGCTCCGAATCAAAATCCTTTCGGCAAGAACTCCAAAAGATAATCGTAAAACAGGAAATTAAAACAAAAATATATTTTTTCATATGCTTTTAACAGAAGTAATCCGTAATGTAAAATACGAATATAAAATAAAGTACGATCAAAACAGAAGTTTTGACTCTTTATACATTACTATTTAAAACAGTTTAATCCGTTTTTTATTTTAGTAAAGGTATTTTTAAACGTCAAAATCGAAAAATTAAAAACATTAAAATAATGATAGTATAATTATTTCTAAAACCACCAGAATCTTAAAAACAGGTTGAAGTAACCCATAAAACATTTGTACCTTTGTCATCATTTTTTAATTATACAATACAAAATTTATG from Aquimarina sp. ERC-38 includes these protein-coding regions:
- a CDS encoding type II toxin-antitoxin system RelE/ParE family toxin produces the protein MAKYKLSNEAKEDLIRIYKYGIKKFGEIQADKYFDLFFEYFDTIADRPFSFEAVDYIKDGYRRCPCGVDSIYYKINNDNMVEIIAIVGRQDLKNIFE
- a CDS encoding ribbon-helix-helix domain-containing protein → MVRQSISFTQPNDEWLKLQVNSKEYSSKSELINDLIRQARNQQTQIDWIRAKLDRAEQTGFTKDSKQDILAEAKLRLNG
- a CDS encoding GNAT family N-acetyltransferase, which translates into the protein MEIKIREAKPSEFVNVYNLIKEFSEFIKTPEKVKITPEQMVMDEKYFKCLIATNGNMILGFATYFFSYYSWTGKAIYLDDLYVPEKYRNQGIGSKLFDKIIEIGKTEDCCKMKWQVSNWNEKAQDFYKDRGAIIDDVEVNCDLELN
- the glyA gene encoding serine hydroxymethyltransferase, with protein sequence MQRDEKIFELIEEEKERQINGLELIASENFVSEQVMEAAGSVLTNKYAEGYPGKRYYGGCEVVDVVERIAIDRAKELFGAEYANVQPHSGSQANTAVYHACLKPGDKILGFDLSHGGHLTHGSPVNFSGKLYNPVFYGVEESTGRLDYDKIQEIATQEKPQLIIAGASAYSREIDYKRFREIADSVNAILLADIAHPAGLIAKGLLSDPVPHCHIVTTTTHKTLRGPRGGLMIMGKDFENPFGITLKNGKKRMMSSLLDSAVFPGNQGGPLEHIIAAKAIAFKEALSDEFLHYMVQVKKNASVMAQAFMDKGYKVISGGTDNHMMLIDLRNKNVSGKEAEEALGKADITLNKNMVPFDDKSPFVTSGIRIGTAAITTRGLKEDDMQRIVEFVDEVIQNINDESILKSVGDKVHMMMSDMSLFVA
- a CDS encoding serine hydrolase domain-containing protein; the encoded protein is MKNIVSILIILTILFSCKQNSEIKKNNERDFTAINDTLTKDLQKAFEKGAIIGFSVSVVDENGVVYENGFGYRDIELEKKYTPNTTQNIASISKTLIGVSLLKAQELGKLNLDDPINKYLPFKITNPNYPDKPILIKHLAYHSSSIIDVDEVYAKSYVLKKSKHNDNEGVYDWFSMPEKRISLIEFLNNSLTENGKWYTKEIFANIEPGVMRKYSNIGAALCAQIIEYATGQDYQSFTKDYILQPLKMTSSGWSSKDIDTTKRSRLFANKEMLIAEYSLITYADGGFITSNNDLGLFLTELMKGYKGSGTLLNKESYTKLFKKQKFPNVETEQEFGIFMEFSKEFIKIKDDVIGHNGSDPGVMTAMYFNPKTETGKILLVNTDSDFNENFWPEVASIWNSLIKYETELNSGKASR
- a CDS encoding helix-turn-helix domain-containing protein is translated as MKKSITYKDYIKANLRLEELIDRVDDQTPIDSPLGKEFEVITDTIEQYEETHFPIGLPSLQEMIELRMFEMGLKRKDLAVLLNTSASRISDYLNGKREITLNIAKALHQKLNIDSDIILQ
- a CDS encoding class I SAM-dependent methyltransferase; its protein translation is MQKQENIKIHETAFVTSTFRSMNENLSQDFFSKLWGNEKTEIWIKEYLKEVSSEETFAHCLRNRYFLDKIREVIKTNNIEVVINFGCGLSMYPFLLDEKLVNIEIDKAEIIEYKKSKVDIWQTTGALPKRNIHFIGVDLSKDYEQKLLAKINSIKNNRPCFILIEGVLFFLNKEETNKLFDFFNLIQNQGDLIGSASFQESLKETLAFKKLIIFFGGNVSKTGESDYQTIQDEYYRKRKEYKLIDHQDYFSLSKKYEHKIELEKDLILNENFYLLEKSS
- a CDS encoding helix-turn-helix domain-containing protein, translating into MFKRKDLAVLLNTSASRISDYLNGKREITLTIVKALH